One window of Caldilineales bacterium genomic DNA carries:
- a CDS encoding glycosyltransferase family 39 protein, which produces MRRSPLVLLLFLTLIGCAPLMAPGYFLRAHDAAHSLFWLVEFDQGIRDGFFWPRWATDHVLGYGYPLFTFYAPLAFYIAEAFHLLGASIVAAVKLTWGLAFLLSGLTMYRFASRLWGAGAGFVAGLLYAFAPYHLVNIYVRAALAEFVAFALFPWVLYCFWDLIERGGRRRLALAGLSLGLTLLTHSVTLLIFPPFLIGLILYWLLLHRRQTGRFPWQRSFAVLLAGLLAGGMATIFLLPALAESPYIVQAQWLPDAYNYAKQYPYLFQLLSLDWGFGHALPGPDDGMSQQIGLWLFILGLAALLLLWRARLAHRGLLAGFLAAALIAILGMLAVTQPIWAALPPLALIQFPFRLLAMADLFLALTAAAVLAALLPRRPAAKTPAAPLPTPALAIGLAIVLASYPTLRPEHTPVSARNQSPAAVTDFEVAFPDMRGSTAFAGQPPIASPKLDAYLTGGTLPLAGIIAGEGEVTPTRHGGGSERVRVLARTPVTLQFYTYWYPGWQGTANGEEIALRSAGPDALITLDLPAGEHDVSIRFGNTPLRTAAALISLFSLLLLITLLFSDYIAYFLLRISY; this is translated from the coding sequence TTGCGCCGCTCCCCTCTCGTCCTCCTGCTCTTCCTTACCTTGATCGGCTGCGCGCCGCTGATGGCGCCCGGCTACTTCCTGCGCGCCCACGACGCCGCCCACAGCCTGTTCTGGCTGGTCGAATTCGACCAGGGCATCCGTGACGGCTTCTTCTGGCCGCGCTGGGCGACCGACCACGTGCTCGGCTACGGCTACCCGCTCTTCACCTTCTATGCGCCGCTGGCCTTCTACATCGCCGAAGCCTTTCACCTCCTGGGCGCGAGCATCGTTGCGGCCGTCAAACTCACCTGGGGTCTGGCCTTCCTCCTTTCTGGCCTCACCATGTACCGCTTCGCCAGCCGGCTGTGGGGAGCGGGCGCTGGCTTCGTGGCCGGGCTGCTCTACGCCTTCGCCCCGTACCACCTGGTCAACATCTACGTGCGGGCGGCGTTGGCCGAATTCGTCGCCTTCGCCCTCTTCCCCTGGGTGCTGTATTGCTTCTGGGATCTGATCGAACGGGGCGGGCGGCGCCGGCTGGCCCTGGCCGGCCTCAGCCTGGGCCTCACCCTGCTCACGCACAGCGTCACCCTGCTCATCTTCCCGCCCTTCCTCATCGGCCTGATCCTCTACTGGCTGCTGCTGCACCGGCGGCAGACCGGGCGCTTCCCCTGGCAGCGGAGTTTCGCCGTCCTGCTGGCGGGGCTGCTGGCGGGCGGGATGGCCACCATCTTCCTGCTCCCGGCCCTGGCCGAAAGCCCCTACATCGTCCAGGCGCAGTGGCTGCCCGACGCCTACAACTACGCCAAACAGTACCCCTACCTCTTCCAGCTTCTCAGCCTCGATTGGGGCTTCGGCCACGCCCTCCCCGGCCCCGACGACGGTATGAGCCAACAGATCGGGCTTTGGCTGTTCATTCTCGGCCTGGCAGCCCTGCTCCTGCTGTGGCGGGCCCGCCTCGCCCATCGCGGCCTTCTGGCCGGCTTCCTGGCCGCCGCCCTCATCGCCATCCTTGGCATGTTGGCCGTCACGCAGCCGATCTGGGCCGCCCTCCCGCCCCTCGCCCTTATCCAGTTCCCCTTCCGCTTACTGGCGATGGCGGACCTCTTCCTGGCCCTGACGGCGGCCGCCGTCCTGGCCGCCCTCCTCCCCCGGCGGCCGGCCGCCAAGACCCCAGCCGCCCCGCTCCCGACCCCTGCCCTGGCCATCGGCCTGGCCATCGTCCTCGCCTCCTACCCCACCCTCCGGCCCGAACACACCCCCGTCAGCGCCCGCAACCAAAGCCCCGCCGCCGTCACCGATTTCGAGGTCGCCTTCCCCGACATGCGCGGCTCCACCGCCTTTGCCGGCCAACCGCCCATCGCCAGCCCCAAACTGGACGCCTACCTGACTGGCGGAACCCTGCCCCTTGCGGGTATCATCGCCGGCGAGGGCGAAGTCACGCCCACCCGCCACGGCGGCGGCTCCGAGCGCGTGCGCGTCCTCGCCCGCACCCCCGTCACCCTCCAGTTCTACACCTACTGGTATCCTGGCTGGCAGGGGACGGCCAACGGCGAAGAGATCGCCCTGCGCAGCGCCGGCCCCGACGCCCTCATCACCCTCGACCTGCCCGCCGGCGAACACGACGTGAGCATCCGTTTTGGCAACACGCCCCTGCGCACCGCCGCCGCCCTGATCTCGCTATTTTCGCTCCTATTGCTGATCACGCTACTTTTCTCCGACTACATCGCTTATTTCCTATTACGTATCTCTTATTGA
- a CDS encoding DNRLRE domain-containing protein: MPLLPLRFRSLLPILLALGGLLIGPAASLRAAPANPAARSFDVVWQRTPPVVDGNLSDWSGYQKIQLDRTTASFPPVDERPQPNDLSAWASLVWDSDKLYIAFDVTDDNVVRVARNWHFDDMAAFTFDVDNSGIFSLGDIRLTFSPDGLATNSGGLALGVESQTIRRANGWLTEASIPLDQFGSDFLSNAQIGFTWGVQDRDVGLGLQYLVWEGETYNAPTPAQGLMRFVAGPSRRWIIARPGVDGYNGISEGNLNGWEPDLNNGSSPVASIRGDKQWHLAMKIVPPSLGPGVKPLAAKLHMNLVEAGNNPNNSGTSRARLYRLLRPWDEAAVTWNSATASVRWARPGADSLGVDRSDQIIAEAQLTPQVRSYTWDISSQIQDMYAHPDQNNGFLFRGEQGSNVWYQFYSSECTANPTCAPWIEIYIEEPPP; encoded by the coding sequence ATGCCCCTTCTTCCCTTGCGATTTCGCTCCCTCCTGCCGATCTTGCTCGCCCTCGGTGGTTTGCTCATCGGCCCCGCCGCCTCCCTCCGCGCCGCCCCTGCCAACCCCGCCGCCAGGAGCTTCGATGTCGTCTGGCAGCGCACGCCGCCCGTCGTCGATGGCAACCTCAGCGATTGGAGCGGCTACCAAAAAATCCAGCTCGACCGCACCACCGCCAGCTTTCCGCCGGTCGACGAACGCCCGCAGCCCAATGACCTCAGCGCCTGGGCCAGCCTGGTCTGGGATTCCGACAAACTCTACATCGCCTTCGATGTCACCGACGACAATGTCGTGCGCGTCGCGCGCAACTGGCATTTCGACGACATGGCCGCCTTCACCTTCGATGTGGACAACAGCGGCATCTTCAGCCTGGGCGACATCCGCCTCACCTTCAGCCCGGACGGACTGGCGACCAACAGCGGCGGGCTGGCCCTGGGCGTCGAGTCGCAGACCATCCGCCGCGCCAATGGCTGGCTGACCGAAGCCTCGATCCCACTCGACCAATTCGGCTCCGATTTCCTCTCCAACGCCCAGATCGGCTTCACCTGGGGCGTGCAGGATCGCGATGTCGGGCTGGGTTTGCAGTATCTGGTGTGGGAGGGCGAGACCTATAACGCGCCCACGCCTGCCCAGGGCCTGATGCGTTTCGTCGCTGGCCCCTCTCGCCGCTGGATCATCGCTCGCCCCGGCGTGGATGGCTATAACGGTATCAGCGAAGGCAACCTGAACGGCTGGGAGCCAGACCTGAACAACGGCTCCTCTCCGGTTGCCTCGATCCGCGGCGACAAACAATGGCACCTGGCCATGAAGATCGTCCCGCCGTCTCTGGGGCCGGGCGTCAAGCCCCTGGCGGCGAAGCTGCACATGAACCTGGTGGAGGCTGGCAACAACCCCAACAACAGCGGCACCTCGCGGGCGCGGCTCTATCGCCTGTTGCGCCCGTGGGACGAGGCCGCCGTCACCTGGAACAGCGCCACGGCGTCAGTTCGCTGGGCTAGACCCGGCGCCGACAGCCTCGGCGTCGACCGCTCGGACCAGATCATCGCCGAAGCCCAACTGACGCCGCAGGTCCGCAGCTACACCTGGGACATCAGCTCGCAGATCCAGGACATGTACGCCCATCCCGACCAGAACAACGGCTTCCTCTTCCGCGGCGAGCAAGGCTCGAACGTCTGGTATCAGTTCTATTCCAGCGAGTGCACGGCCAACCCCACCTGTGCGCCGTGGATCGAAATCTACATCGAAGAACCCCCGCCCTGA
- a CDS encoding RsmB/NOP family class I SAM-dependent RNA methyltransferase has protein sequence MPIPDLPSAFLARMDALLGDEAAAFRASFDQPPRQALRPNTLKIAPSVLQALTGWEMPPVPWRPDSFLLPPDLEARPGHHPYHAAGLYYLQDPSALAAASLLAPQPGEVVLDLCAAPGGKATDLAARLAGQGLLVANEAVGDRIPALVANLERFGAANILVTNEAPERLAERWPERFDRVLVDAPCSGEGMFRKTPAARRQWRPAAVAGCALRQDAILLAAAHMVRPGGRLLYATCTFAPEEDEGAVARFLRRRPDFELLSPPRPPGFDPGRPDWIERDLAAGLPLERCVRLWPHRAPGEGHFFALLARTGDSDPAPLPPVRRAMPPAPLRRFWEQTVRLTLPEDGWAQYGEHLYRTPVGPDFWQGVRVVRAGLRGGRIAGERFEPDHALALALAPADVLNTAAVSEVEAGAYLAGETLTAEGPEGWVLVTLAGFGLGWGKRVGRVVKNHYPRHLRW, from the coding sequence ATGCCCATCCCTGACCTTCCCTCCGCCTTTCTGGCCCGCATGGACGCCCTGCTGGGCGACGAAGCCGCCGCCTTTCGCGCCAGCTTCGACCAGCCCCCGCGCCAGGCCCTGCGCCCCAACACCCTCAAGATCGCCCCATCTGTCCTGCAAGCCCTCACCGGCTGGGAGATGCCGCCCGTCCCCTGGCGCCCCGATAGCTTCCTGCTCCCGCCCGACCTGGAAGCCCGCCCCGGCCACCACCCCTACCACGCCGCCGGTCTCTATTATCTGCAAGACCCCAGCGCCCTGGCCGCGGCCAGCCTGCTGGCCCCGCAACCCGGCGAAGTGGTGCTCGACCTCTGCGCCGCGCCCGGCGGCAAGGCCACCGATCTGGCGGCGCGACTGGCAGGGCAGGGGTTGCTGGTGGCCAACGAAGCGGTCGGGGACCGCATCCCGGCCCTGGTCGCCAACCTGGAACGCTTCGGGGCCGCCAACATTCTGGTGACGAACGAGGCCCCGGAGCGCCTGGCCGAACGCTGGCCGGAGCGCTTCGACCGGGTGCTGGTGGACGCCCCCTGTTCGGGCGAGGGCATGTTCCGCAAGACGCCTGCCGCCCGCCGCCAGTGGCGACCGGCCGCCGTAGCGGGCTGCGCCCTGCGCCAGGACGCCATCCTGCTGGCGGCCGCCCACATGGTGCGCCCCGGCGGACGGCTGCTCTATGCCACCTGCACCTTTGCACCCGAGGAAGACGAGGGCGCGGTCGCCCGCTTCTTGCGCCGCCGGCCCGATTTCGAGCTGCTGTCGCCGCCCCGGCCGCCCGGCTTCGACCCCGGCCGCCCGGACTGGATCGAGCGCGACCTGGCCGCCGGGCTGCCGCTGGAGCGATGTGTGCGCCTCTGGCCGCACCGGGCGCCGGGCGAGGGGCATTTCTTCGCCCTCCTCGCCCGCACCGGCGACTCCGACCCCGCTCCCCTCCCGCCGGTCCGCAGGGCCATGCCGCCCGCTCCCCTCCGCCGCTTCTGGGAACAGACTGTGCGCCTGACCCTCCCCGAAGACGGCTGGGCGCAGTACGGCGAGCATCTCTATCGGACGCCGGTCGGGCCGGACTTCTGGCAGGGGGTGCGGGTGGTGCGGGCGGGGCTGCGCGGGGGCCGCATCGCCGGCGAGCGTTTCGAGCCTGACCACGCCCTGGCGCTGGCCCTCGCCCCGGCCGACGTTCTGAACACCGCCGCCGTCTCGGAGGTCGAGGCAGGGGCCTATCTGGCTGGCGAAACGCTCACCGCTGAGGGGCCGGAGGGGTGGGTGTTGGTCACGCTGGCGGGGTTTGGGCTGGGCTGGGGCAAGCGGGTGGGCAGGGTGGTCAAGAATCACTATCCGCGGCATCTGCGCTGGTAA
- a CDS encoding CTP synthase → MTKYIFVTGGVVSGLGKGVTAAAIGRLLRSRGVTVAVQKLDPYLNVDPGTMSPYQHGEVFVTNDGAETDLDLGHYERFTGVDVTRSSNVTSGQIYHEVISRERRGDYLGGTIQVIPHVTNEIKRRIGLVARETGAEVVLVEVGGTVGDIEGEPFLEAIRQMRKDVGRQNAVYIHLTLLPHIGATGELKTKPTQHSVRDLRGIGIQPDVICCRADVPIDDEVREKIALFCDVEQRAVIPLVTASTIYQVPLTLEQAGLGEYLVERLGLEAGPTDLATWSDLVARIRSPRPSVRIALVGKYVALQDAYMSVREALFHAGVEQNHNVDIDWIHSEELERGRCLDRLAEADGIIVPGGFGYRGIEGKIIAARFAREHQTPYLGLCLGMQVMCIELARHVFGGDEPNSTEFNPTTRYPVIDLMADQRDIANMGGTMRLGLYPCCLQPGSRAQAAYRGELVQERHRHRWEFNNYYRQVLAQAGLRYSGLSPDGRLVEIAELADHPFMVGSQFHPEFKSRPELPHPLFSAFVRSAIDHQTIRQAPLLA, encoded by the coding sequence ATGACTAAATACATTTTCGTCACCGGCGGCGTGGTCAGCGGCCTGGGCAAGGGCGTGACCGCCGCCGCCATCGGCCGGCTTTTGCGCAGCCGCGGCGTGACCGTGGCCGTGCAGAAGCTCGACCCCTATCTCAACGTCGATCCAGGGACGATGAGTCCCTATCAGCACGGCGAGGTCTTCGTCACCAACGACGGGGCCGAGACCGACCTGGATTTGGGGCATTACGAGCGTTTTACGGGCGTCGATGTCACCCGGTCGAGCAATGTCACCAGCGGCCAGATCTATCATGAGGTGATCAGCCGCGAGCGCCGGGGCGACTATCTGGGCGGCACGATCCAGGTCATCCCGCATGTCACCAACGAGATCAAACGCCGCATCGGGCTGGTGGCGCGCGAGACCGGGGCCGAGGTGGTGCTGGTGGAGGTGGGGGGGACGGTGGGCGACATCGAGGGCGAGCCGTTTCTGGAAGCCATCCGCCAGATGCGCAAGGATGTGGGCCGGCAGAACGCCGTCTACATCCACCTGACGCTGCTGCCGCACATCGGCGCGACCGGCGAGCTGAAGACCAAGCCCACCCAACACAGCGTCCGTGACCTGCGCGGGATCGGCATCCAGCCGGATGTGATCTGTTGCCGGGCGGATGTGCCCATCGATGACGAAGTGCGCGAGAAGATCGCCCTTTTTTGCGATGTGGAACAGCGGGCGGTCATCCCCCTGGTAACGGCCAGCACCATCTACCAGGTGCCGCTGACGCTGGAACAAGCCGGGCTGGGCGAGTATCTGGTCGAGCGGCTGGGCCTGGAAGCCGGCCCGACCGACCTGGCCACCTGGAGCGATCTGGTGGCCCGCATCCGCTCGCCCCGGCCCAGCGTGCGCATCGCCCTGGTGGGCAAATATGTGGCCCTGCAAGATGCCTACATGAGCGTGCGCGAGGCGCTCTTCCATGCTGGCGTCGAGCAAAACCACAACGTCGATATCGACTGGATTCATTCCGAAGAACTCGAGCGCGGTCGCTGTCTCGACCGCCTGGCCGAGGCCGACGGCATCATCGTCCCCGGCGGCTTTGGCTACCGCGGCATCGAGGGCAAGATCATCGCCGCCCGCTTCGCCCGCGAACACCAGACGCCCTACCTGGGGCTGTGCCTGGGCATGCAGGTGATGTGCATCGAGCTGGCCCGGCATGTCTTTGGCGGCGACGAGCCGAACAGCACCGAGTTCAACCCCACCACCCGCTACCCGGTCATCGACCTGATGGCCGACCAGCGCGACATCGCCAACATGGGCGGCACCATGCGTTTGGGTCTGTACCCGTGCTGTTTGCAGCCGGGCAGCCGGGCGCAGGCGGCCTATCGGGGCGAACTGGTGCAAGAGCGGCACCGGCATCGTTGGGAGTTCAACAACTACTATCGCCAGGTCTTGGCGCAGGCGGGGCTGCGTTACAGCGGCCTCAGCCCGGATGGGCGCCTGGTCGAGATCGCCGAACTGGCCGACCATCCCTTCATGGTGGGCAGCCAGTTCCACCCCGAATTCAAATCCCGCCCCGAACTGCCGCACCCGCTGTTCTCGGCCTTCGTGCGCAGCGCCATCGATCACCAAACCATTCGTCAGGCCCCGCTTCTGGCCTGA
- a CDS encoding YebC/PmpR family DNA-binding transcriptional regulator has protein sequence MSGHSKWANIKHRKSAVDARRGKIFTKIARELQVAARHGGPDPDMNMRLRLVLDKARAANMPKDNIERAIARGSGTEKGEDLEEVMYEAYAPHGIALLIEVLTDNRNRTVSDLRHVLTKAGGNMASAGAVAWQFNRKGQIMLDAAKLDPDELFLTAVEAGAEDVAVSDGAAEILTADADLGAVRDALSQAGLAIESAELTMTPQTEVELDVEAAMQIMGLVERLEELDDVQKIHSNLAFTDALMAQLETA, from the coding sequence ATGTCCGGTCACAGCAAATGGGCCAATATCAAGCACCGTAAATCCGCCGTCGATGCCCGGCGGGGCAAAATATTCACCAAGATCGCCCGCGAATTGCAGGTGGCGGCACGGCATGGCGGGCCAGACCCCGATATGAACATGCGGCTGCGGCTGGTTTTGGACAAGGCCCGCGCCGCCAACATGCCCAAGGATAACATCGAGCGCGCCATCGCCCGCGGGTCCGGAACCGAAAAAGGCGAAGACCTGGAAGAAGTCATGTACGAAGCCTACGCGCCGCACGGCATCGCCCTCCTGATCGAAGTCCTGACCGACAACCGCAATCGCACCGTCTCGGACCTGCGCCATGTGCTGACCAAAGCCGGCGGCAACATGGCCAGCGCCGGGGCCGTGGCCTGGCAATTCAACCGCAAGGGCCAGATCATGCTCGACGCCGCCAAACTCGACCCCGATGAACTCTTCCTCACTGCCGTCGAAGCCGGGGCCGAAGATGTGGCGGTGAGCGATGGCGCCGCCGAAATCCTCACCGCCGACGCCGACTTGGGCGCCGTGCGCGACGCCCTCAGTCAGGCCGGCCTCGCCATCGAGAGCGCCGAGCTGACCATGACCCCGCAGACCGAGGTCGAACTGGATGTCGAGGCGGCCATGCAGATCATGGGCCTGGTCGAGCGTCTGGAAGAACTGGACGACGTGCAGAAAATCCACTCCAACCTGGCCTTCACCGACGCCCTGATGGCGCAACTCGAGACCGCGTAG
- the ruvC gene encoding crossover junction endodeoxyribonuclease RuvC has protein sequence MNHSPTVILGIDPGIAITGFGVVADHRGDPRVVEFGVIRTPAEDPLPQRLQTLYAELSALLARHRPRAIAIEELFFAKNARTALTVGHARGVALLAAAQSGAHIYQYKPAEVKQAVTGYGNAEKRQIQEMVRLLLGLDDIPRPDDAADALAIALCHFQSARFHTAFPESSSPI, from the coding sequence GTGAATCATTCTCCCACCGTCATCCTCGGCATCGACCCCGGCATCGCCATCACCGGCTTTGGCGTGGTGGCCGACCATCGCGGCGACCCTCGCGTCGTCGAATTCGGCGTCATTCGCACTCCGGCCGAGGACCCGCTGCCCCAGCGCCTGCAAACCCTCTACGCCGAATTGAGCGCCCTGCTAGCTCGGCATCGGCCTCGCGCCATCGCCATCGAGGAACTCTTCTTCGCCAAGAACGCCCGCACGGCCCTGACCGTCGGCCACGCCCGCGGCGTCGCCCTCCTGGCCGCCGCTCAGTCGGGCGCTCACATCTACCAGTACAAGCCGGCCGAGGTGAAGCAAGCCGTCACAGGCTATGGCAATGCCGAAAAACGCCAGATCCAGGAGATGGTGCGACTCCTGCTCGGCCTGGACGACATCCCCCGCCCCGACGATGCCGCCGACGCCCTGGCCATCGCCCTCTGCCACTTTCAGTCGGCGCGTTTTCACACCGCCTTCCCAGAGTCTTCTTCCCCCATCTGA
- a CDS encoding response regulator transcription factor gives MAAAPKARILIAEDEPALRNLLEISLSANGYHIYQANDGQDALDRLKAHSDIDLVILDIMMPRLDGFTVLKEIRKTSEVPVVILTALGSSEDMVKGFALGADDYITKPFTFLEVAARIEAILRRVRWLTQPAAPPTVFRAGHVVLDVEAHTVVVQGALCHMTPIEFSLLRYFMTHPNQVITKDDLFRDVWGYEFEGSTNLVEVAVRRLREKIELNPSDPQLIRTVRGVGYRFHPGPDTP, from the coding sequence ATGGCTGCTGCACCCAAAGCCCGCATCCTCATCGCCGAGGATGAACCCGCCTTGCGCAACCTGCTCGAGATCAGCTTGTCGGCCAACGGCTATCACATCTACCAGGCCAACGATGGGCAAGATGCCCTCGACCGACTCAAGGCGCACAGCGACATCGACCTGGTCATCCTCGACATCATGATGCCCCGGCTCGATGGCTTCACGGTCTTGAAGGAAATCCGCAAGACCTCGGAGGTGCCGGTCGTCATCCTCACCGCCCTCGGCTCCAGCGAGGACATGGTCAAAGGCTTTGCGTTGGGCGCCGATGACTACATCACCAAGCCCTTCACCTTTCTCGAAGTCGCCGCCCGCATCGAAGCCATCCTCCGCCGCGTGCGTTGGCTCACCCAGCCGGCCGCGCCGCCCACCGTCTTTCGCGCCGGCCATGTCGTGTTGGATGTCGAGGCCCACACCGTCGTCGTGCAGGGCGCGCTCTGCCACATGACCCCGATCGAGTTCAGCCTGCTGCGCTACTTCATGACCCACCCCAACCAGGTCATCACCAAAGACGATCTCTTCCGCGATGTCTGGGGCTACGAATTCGAAGGCTCCACCAACCTGGTGGAAGTGGCCGTGCGCCGCCTGCGCGAGAAAATCGAACTCAACCCCTCCGACCCGCAACTGATCCGCACCGTGCGCGGCGTCGGCTACCGCTTCCACCCCGGCCCTGATACACCATGA